Below is a genomic region from Doryrhamphus excisus isolate RoL2022-K1 chromosome 16, RoL_Dexc_1.0, whole genome shotgun sequence.
TCGTAGCTTCTTAGAGGTCGGCGAAACGACGTGGAGTCATAGCAGCTAATGTTTTTCTTATGTATTGCTAACAACGTGGAGCTTTTGCTTGTCGCCAAACAAATAGTCGTAACTTGCTCTGTAACAACAGACACATTTACAAAACGTACGGTACGAGTGAAAATAATGTTAGGGttgtaaaaaatatgtttttaatgcaaCTCGAAAAGTCATAGTTGCACTATGGCCAACtcctcagtaagaaaagtagctattggctgtcggAGAAGTCGCTCGCCAACTTCAgtggctaatttgcatattatttacACATGATGTTGTAAGGTAAGAAAGCATAACCTGGTAGaaaatcaaacgtaataattacTTGCCTCCACCTTTAATCTTCAACTACACCAGAAAAAGTAGATTTtgttgcttttgagaaaatatgttgcCAAGAGGGCTTGGAAACCAACATGGTCGCCAACTTGAAAACACCGCACAGTTGTTCCAAATGTTTATACTAGTTAAGTGAAATCATCTTGTTTGCGTATAGGTCTGCAGTTCCGTCTAGACGAGAGGACAGCTCACAGCAGTCTGGATCTCTTTAAGAAAGACACCGGCGTCATCTACCGCATGCTAGGTCTGGACCCCAGCCATGTCCAAGACAGCCCTGAGCGTTTCCGAGACTGGGCGGTTGTGTTTGGCGACGAGAAGATCAACAGCGGACGCCACTACTGGGAAGTGACGGTCAAAAAGTCTCAGGAGTTTCGCGTGGGAGTAGCCGAAGCACTGATGTCACGTGATGACTGTGTAGGTACGAGCAGTTCCTCGTGGGTGTTCGGCTATGCTCAGCGCAAGTGGTTCGCCATGACCAACAATAAGATTGTCCCTGTGACCCTGGTGGGAAAGCCGGACCGTGTGGGCATTCTGCTGGACTTTGAGGCAAGGTTTTTGGGGCTGGTAGACACTGAGAGACCGAGGATCATTCATACCATCAGCGGTCATTTCAAGACTCCACTCTGCCCTGCTTTTGGACTTTGGGATGGGGAGCTGCTCACACACTCTGGCATGGAGGAGCCTCAGGGCCTTAAGTGATAGCTTCAAAGGAAAATTGTGCCCgttattcacaatccttatgtgaaatatgaacatatttatttcacttttgtgtgtgttctaaagagagaaaacaaTATTGCAGTAGCGTGgttaatatttgtccatttattttctctctttagaatgcacagaaatgggAAATAAAATGTGTTCGTGTCCCACATAAGAATTTTGCATAGTTTTTCTTTAATGAAATTGCCTCacatatggaaaaaaatatacaaatgaatcatttattgtttttaaaacacgCCTGGTCATCTTGCATGTTCATTATTATGAATCTTGCCAATCTATGCTTGGACTTTTTTGTGAAAGAGCAAatgatttatcatttatcagcTTATGAGCAAGATATGAGGTGGTTAAACTTTTTACACATTTCTGGTGCTGCCTTTGTGGGCAtgttaatactgtatattaaatttACATCACTGAAACAGGCATTGGGTGCGTTCACTTTTGcacgactaaaaaaaaaaaagaatcggATAcctttttaacatgaaaagagccatttgtTTCCATTGACCACTAAACTCAAATTCAAAGTAATACAACACATTTAGTTTCCTAATTATATCGTCACGTTCCTTTTCTGGTTTCCTGTTtcacctactactactacctggCAATTAGTCATGTG
It encodes:
- the spryd4 gene encoding SPRY domain-containing protein 4 produces the protein MASPSNVVRVCCLVGRTRMVTALSTKYRKYSNLPPRRQFITSTWKGLQFRLDERTAHSSLDLFKKDTGVIYRMLGLDPSHVQDSPERFRDWAVVFGDEKINSGRHYWEVTVKKSQEFRVGVAEALMSRDDCVGTSSSSWVFGYAQRKWFAMTNNKIVPVTLVGKPDRVGILLDFEARFLGLVDTERPRIIHTISGHFKTPLCPAFGLWDGELLTHSGMEEPQGLK